The genomic stretch AAAGGGACGGGCATGACCCCATGACGAGGCACACGGAGTACCCTTGAATTAAATCCATGAACAATGCGCCGCCAAAAATAACCGCCACCACCTCCGGAAGAATGGCATCCATTTTTGCAGGCACGATCCAACCCACCGAGCTTTCGGGCACGTACCGGTTGGGGCTGGTGATCGTAGCCATCGTCATGGTGTTGCTGCCGGCGGTGTATGTCGGGCTGATTGCCGCGACCGGCACATTGGTGGGTTGGCACGCCGTGAACCATATTCAATGGATGTCCAACCGGGGCGGATGGCTGGTGTACCTCACGCCGATTGTGGTGGGAGTGGTCATGGTGCTTTTCATGATCAAGCCGCTCTTTGCCCGCCCACCCAAACGCCCCGATTCCTATTCCGTCAAACGGGAGGAGGAGCCAGGGTTGTTTGATTTCATTGACCAGATTTGCCGGCAGGTGCGGGCGCCGCTGCCCTCGCGGGTGGACCTGGATTGCCAGGTAAATGCCTCGGCGAGTTTTCGGCGTGGCCTCTGGAGCCTGTTCGGAAATGATCTGGTGCTGACCATCGGGTTGCCGCTGGCCAGCGGCATGAGTCAGCGGGAATTGGGGGGCGTGCTGGCGCATGAGTTTGGTCACTTCGCCCAGGGCGGCGGCATGCGGCTGACCTATGTCATTCGCTCGGTCAGCTTCTGGTTTGCCCGCGTGGTGTATGAGCGCGATGCCTGGGATGAAAAGCTCGCGGATTATTCGCGCAATACCGATATTCGCCTCGGCCTCATCCTCTACACCGCGCGGGGCTGCGTGTGGTTGACCCGCAAGGTGCTTTGGGTGCTGATGATGCTCGGCAACGTGATCAGCAGTTTCATGCTGCGCCAGATGGAATTCGATGCGGACAGCTACGAGGTGAAAGTGGCGGGCACGGAGGCGTTCATTGCCACGGCGCGCAAACTGCAATTGCTGGGGGTGGGCAGTCAGTTGGGCATGCAACATTTGCGGCAAAGCTGGCAGAGCAAACGGCTGCCGGACAATTTTCCCGCGTTCGCGCTGCAAAAATCCCGTGAGGTGTCCGGCGATATCCTGGCCAAGATCGAGGAAAGCCAGGCGGTCAGCAAGACCGGCATGCTTGACACGCATCCTTGCGACGCCGCCCGCATCGCCCAGGCCAAGGCGATGAACCAGCCTGGCCTCATCCAGACGGAGGCGCCCGCGACCAGTCTGTTCACCGAGTATTCGCGGGTGGCCCAGGGCGTCACCCAACACTTTTACCGGCAGATGTTGGAAGAGGATTTCAAGCCGGAAGCCTTGGTGTCCACCGACGAAATGCTGCGCGAAACCAGCCAGGTACAACAAGGCTACGAGGCGGCTGACCGTTACCTGATGGGCCTGTTTTCGGTGCTGCGCCCGCTGACGTTGCAGGAACATGAAGTCATGCCGCTGCCCAATCCCGATCTGGCCCGGCAGGCCTTCACCCAGTGCCGGCAGCAGGCCGAAGCGCAACGGGCGGAAGCCAAAGCCGCGATGGAAGCCTACGCGGAGGCCTACGGCAAAGTCCGGGTGGCCACCCTGTATCAACATGCGCAACAGGCGGGGCTGACCATCAAAGACACCGAATTCAAACTGCCGGGCAAAACGCTGGCGGAAACCATCCAGCTTCAACTCAACGCCTGCAAGGACGAGCAGCCGGTGGCCCAGCGCCTGAAGCCGTTGGAAGCCACGGTCCACCGCCGACTGGTCGCCGCGCTGCAATGGCTCGCCACACCGGGAGTGGCGGAAAAAGCGGGCCTGCCGGGTGGCGTGCTGGAAGCGCAACAATTGGTGCGGGTACTGGCGGTGCTGGGTCCGCTCATGCCGCGCGTGCTGGAACTGGAGCGGCTTGGGTACACCCTGAAACAATTGCTGGATGCCTGCCAGAAGAACAATGGCACCGGACAAGTAACCCACGTGCTGGATGGATTGGCCGCCAAGGCACGGGCGCACCTGACCGAACTGGAACAGGCATTGGGGACCGTCAAATATCCGTTCAGTCATGCGCAAGGCGAACTCAGCCTGGCCGAGTTTGCGCGGGCCGACGGCCAGCATGAACACCAATGGATCATGGCCCTGATGCAATGCGGGGCGGTTTCCGAAAAGTTACCGGGCCTCTATGGCCGGGTGCTGGGCCGCCTGGCGGTACTGGCGGAAAAAGCGGAAGGCTGAGGCTGGCCAACCGGGTATTCTCTGGCGGCATCCAGCAAATCTTTAGCGATAGTACGATGAACCATGGAAAATAGATCACTTTATTTTTATGCAAAACGTAAGTTGAACTTTGGTTTTGCGATTATTATCGCAGTGCTTTACGTGCTTACTGCCCCGCCCATCATGAAGGCGATGACGCGCCAGAACCCAAGAGAGTGGCCGCGCTTTTACCAACCATTGGCTCGCGGGTTCCAATGCGATCTGACCCGGCCGCTGTTCAGTTGGTATTTCGATAACGTATGGGGAGCTGATACCGAAATTCGAGGAGAATGAGTCGCTGTTTCATTCGTTCCGTCATTCTGGTTGACACAATTTGTTCACTACTTATGCTTTCTATGTCATGCGAAAAGCACCTTTTTTACTAAGCCTTTTGTTCGTAACCGTATTGGCTGTGGTGGCAGCCTACTGTTCCTGTTTCGTAGATATTAATGGGCTCCACTCAGGAACAGATGCGGACTTTATTCGTGCTCGTTGTCCTGTCCGCCTAGTTCAGCCTGAGTGGGTCAGTAATCAACCCTATATGCTCATGGATTGGTGTGTAGCAGAGGTAAAAGCTCGCCTCAGCCTTGTCGCCGGCCTGTGGCTCGGAAGCGTTGGCATTGTTGTTTGGCGGTATTTGAAAAGTCGAAAAGCAACAACGGCCATCTAACCATCTGTCTTCTCAATCTATTGATGCATGGCAGTGAGGGATAGCACCCTTACGTAAGCTGCTCGAATTGCGATAGGATATCAAATCTGGCGCTTTTTGCCAAAACCCGGTTTTATGCTAAACTATTTGCCGTAGTTCGGAGCGGTCGCAGGCTAATTCATTGCTGCGGACCGGGTTCGGGATTTATTATCAATTTGTTTGGCGTACCGGGCGGGCTTTTGGTTATCCTGCCGGTGCGTCAGGTTATTGCTTTTGTATGGATATAAAACTGCCAAATTTGGGTGAAGGCGCCGATTCCGGCGTCGTCGTGAGCATTCTGGTCAAGGAGGGCGAGGAAATCAGCGCCGGCCAGAACCTCATTGAATTGGAAACCGGCAAGGCCGTGGCCTCCATTCCCGCCAGCGCGGGGGGCAAGGTCGAGCAGATCCGCGTCAAGGTGGGGGACAAGATCACTCCCGGTGCGGTCATTGTGACGGTAACCGGCGGCGGCGCCGCTGCCGCACCTGCTGCGGCGCCTGCCAAGGCGGCTCCGGCACCGCAACGTCCGGCGGCTCCCGCACCCAAACCCGCCGCCGCTCCAGCCCCCGATCCGGAACCGGAAGAAGAACTGGTGCCGACGCTGGAAAGCACCGATGACACCTTTACGCCTCCCGCCTCCCCCACCATTCGCAAGTTGGCCCGCGACCTCGGCATTGATCTGCGCCGGATCAAAGGCAGCCAGCACGGCGGCCGGATTGTCCTTGAAGATTTGCGCGGTTATGTGCAGGGCTTGATTCGCCAGGCTGAAAAGGCCAAGGCGCAGCCCGCCAGCACCACCGCGTCGGCTCCGGCCCGGACGGCGGCGGTCACCGCGCCGGTGAGCATTGATTTTTCACAGTGGGGCGCGATCACCAGGAAGGCGATGTCGCCCTTGCGCCAGGTGATTGCCAAGCGCATGTTGGAAAGCACAAGCACCCTGCCGCAGGTGACGCAGTTCGACGATGCGGACGTTACCGTGCTCAACACGCTGCGCAAAAAGTATGCGGCGGCGTACGAAGCCAAAGGCGCGCGCCTGACGCTTACCGGTTTCGCCATCATTGCGGTGGTGCAGACGTTGAAGAAGCATCCGCTGTTTAACGCCAGCATTGACGACGCCACCCAGGAGATCGTGATGAAGGCCTATCACCATATCGGCATTGCGGTGGACACCGAGGCGGGGCTGGTGGTGCCGGTGCTCCGCAACGCGGACCAGAAGAGCCTGCTGGAGCTGTCGCTGGAACTGGGCCAGATCGCCGAGAAAGCGCGGGATCGCAAGCTGACGACCGCCGACATGCAGGGCGGGTCCTTTACCATTTCCAACCAGGGTGCCATTGGCGGCGGTTATTTTACGCCGATCATCAACAAGCCGGAAGTGGCCGTTCTGGGCATCGGCAAGGGCGCGGTGAAGCCAGTCATCACGGCCGATGGCAAAATCGAGGGACGTCCGCTGATGCCGCTGGGGCTCTCGTATGATCATCGCCTGATTGACGGCGGCAGCGCCGCACGGTTCATCGTGGACTTGCGGCAGGCGCTGGAAACGTTCCCGGAAGAATTGGTGAAACTGGGGGCATAGCCTTTTTCGTAATTTATGGAATCAATCAAGACTGAACTGGTGGTCCTGGGCGGCGGCCCGGGCGGATACGCGGCCGCATTTTACGCGACGGATCTGGGTAAAAAAGTGATCCTGGTGGATCAGTCCAAACGCCTGGGCGGCGTGTGCCTCAACGAGGGCTGCATTCCCTCCAAGGCGTTGCTGCACGCCACCAAGGTGCTGACTGAAGCCCGTGAATTTGCCGTCCGCGGCATCACCTTTGGCGAACCGCAAATTGATCTGGAGCGGCTGCGCGGCTGGAAAAATTCCGTGCTCGACCGTCTCGGTGGCGGCGTGGCCACGTTGGCCAAGGCGCGCAATGTGACGGTGATGCAGGGACGCGGTTATTTTGAAAATTCCACGACGCTGCGCGTCGAAACCGCCGAAGGCCAGAAGTTCATCGAGTTTGAGAAGGCCATTGTGGCAGTCGGCTCCAAGCCGGCACTGCCGCGCGCGTTCGATTTGGGTAATCCGCGCATCATGACTTCGCGCGAAGCGCTGGACCTCGAGGATATTCCCGCCGATATGCTGATCATTGGCGGCGGCTACATTGGCATGGAAATGGGCACGGTGTATTCCGCGCTGGGCAGCCGCATTGTGGTGGTGGAAGCCATGGATAAAATTCTGGCGGGCGCTGATCCAGACTTGGCCCGTCCTGTCCTCAACTTTGCCAAAAAACATTTTCGCGAACTGCGCGTCAAGACGCGGGTGCAGAAAATGGCGACCGTCGGCAAACAGATCAAGGTCGTCATGGACGTGGATGGCAAGGTCGTCGAGGAATTGTACGACCGCGTGTTGGTATCCGTCGGGCGCGTGCCCAACGGCGATGACATCGGCTTGGAAAACACCCAGGTGACACGCGACGAAAAAGGATTCATCAAGGTCAACGAACGCCAGGAAAGCACCGATCCCAACATTCTCGCCATCGGGGATATTGCGGGCGGCATCCTGCTGGCGCACAAGGCGCACAAAGAGGCGCGCGTGGCCATCGAAGTGCTGTGTGGCGAGGCGAGCGTTTTCCGCGATGTGATCATCCCGGCGGTGGTGTTCACCGAGCCCGAACTGGCTTGGTGCGGTTTGACGGAAGAAGAAGCGCGCACCAAAGGCATCAAGGTGGCCGTCGCCAAATTCCCCTGGGCGGCCTCGGGCCGGGCGATGACCTTTGATCGAACGGATGGCCTGACCAAGCTGATCATTGATCCTGAAAGCGAGCGCATTCTGGGCGCAGGGTTGGTGGGGCATGGCGCCGGGGAACTGATTGCCGAAGGGGTGCTGGCCGTGGAAATGGGTGCCACCGCCCACGACCTCGCCGCCTGTATTCACCCGCATCCGACGCTGTCTGAAACCTTTATGGAAGCGGCCGAACTATTCTACGGCCACGCCACGCACGCATACACGCGGCGCAAGAAGGTGGAGGAGTAGGCTTCGCAGTAGTCAGGAGCTAGGAGCTAGAAGTTAGAAGCCAGAAACCGGGAGTTAGGAGTTAGAATTCTAACTTCTAACTTCCAGCTTCTATATTCTGTTCTTTAGCACCAGGTGACCTTCACCTCTTTGTGGTAGTTGTTCAGCAACTCCACAATCTGGGTGAGGACGCTGCGGCGGATGGAGACGCTGCGGGGCAGCAATGGGTTTTGGTAGAACGCATTAACGCGTTCACCGGCCAGGAAGAAAATGGAATCCGCTTCAAGCAATTCCCGCGCGAGCAATACCGCGCCGTTGCGATCTTCCGGCAGGCGCTCCACCTGTCCACGGCATTCCTGGAGTAGCGCCAGCGTCTTGGCCAGGGTCAGGATGCCTTCCGTGAGCAAATCCACGCCGGGCAATTTGCCGATTGGTGGAACATCGGGGCGTACGGTGTCGAGTTCCAGCTCGATGTCCTTTCCGAGGTGCTTGGCAACAATGTTGCCGGTGGTGCCGCCGCAGAGCACGCGCCGC from Verrucomicrobiota bacterium encodes the following:
- a CDS encoding M48 family metallopeptidase encodes the protein MNNAPPKITATTSGRMASIFAGTIQPTELSGTYRLGLVIVAIVMVLLPAVYVGLIAATGTLVGWHAVNHIQWMSNRGGWLVYLTPIVVGVVMVLFMIKPLFARPPKRPDSYSVKREEEPGLFDFIDQICRQVRAPLPSRVDLDCQVNASASFRRGLWSLFGNDLVLTIGLPLASGMSQRELGGVLAHEFGHFAQGGGMRLTYVIRSVSFWFARVVYERDAWDEKLADYSRNTDIRLGLILYTARGCVWLTRKVLWVLMMLGNVISSFMLRQMEFDADSYEVKVAGTEAFIATARKLQLLGVGSQLGMQHLRQSWQSKRLPDNFPAFALQKSREVSGDILAKIEESQAVSKTGMLDTHPCDAARIAQAKAMNQPGLIQTEAPATSLFTEYSRVAQGVTQHFYRQMLEEDFKPEALVSTDEMLRETSQVQQGYEAADRYLMGLFSVLRPLTLQEHEVMPLPNPDLARQAFTQCRQQAEAQRAEAKAAMEAYAEAYGKVRVATLYQHAQQAGLTIKDTEFKLPGKTLAETIQLQLNACKDEQPVAQRLKPLEATVHRRLVAALQWLATPGVAEKAGLPGGVLEAQQLVRVLAVLGPLMPRVLELERLGYTLKQLLDACQKNNGTGQVTHVLDGLAAKARAHLTELEQALGTVKYPFSHAQGELSLAEFARADGQHEHQWIMALMQCGAVSEKLPGLYGRVLGRLAVLAEKAEG
- a CDS encoding 2-oxo acid dehydrogenase subunit E2 — protein: MDIKLPNLGEGADSGVVVSILVKEGEEISAGQNLIELETGKAVASIPASAGGKVEQIRVKVGDKITPGAVIVTVTGGGAAAAPAAAPAKAAPAPQRPAAPAPKPAAAPAPDPEPEEELVPTLESTDDTFTPPASPTIRKLARDLGIDLRRIKGSQHGGRIVLEDLRGYVQGLIRQAEKAKAQPASTTASAPARTAAVTAPVSIDFSQWGAITRKAMSPLRQVIAKRMLESTSTLPQVTQFDDADVTVLNTLRKKYAAAYEAKGARLTLTGFAIIAVVQTLKKHPLFNASIDDATQEIVMKAYHHIGIAVDTEAGLVVPVLRNADQKSLLELSLELGQIAEKARDRKLTTADMQGGSFTISNQGAIGGGYFTPIINKPEVAVLGIGKGAVKPVITADGKIEGRPLMPLGLSYDHRLIDGGSAARFIVDLRQALETFPEELVKLGA
- the lpdA gene encoding dihydrolipoyl dehydrogenase, with translation MESIKTELVVLGGGPGGYAAAFYATDLGKKVILVDQSKRLGGVCLNEGCIPSKALLHATKVLTEAREFAVRGITFGEPQIDLERLRGWKNSVLDRLGGGVATLAKARNVTVMQGRGYFENSTTLRVETAEGQKFIEFEKAIVAVGSKPALPRAFDLGNPRIMTSREALDLEDIPADMLIIGGGYIGMEMGTVYSALGSRIVVVEAMDKILAGADPDLARPVLNFAKKHFRELRVKTRVQKMATVGKQIKVVMDVDGKVVEELYDRVLVSVGRVPNGDDIGLENTQVTRDEKGFIKVNERQESTDPNILAIGDIAGGILLAHKAHKEARVAIEVLCGEASVFRDVIIPAVVFTEPELAWCGLTEEEARTKGIKVAVAKFPWAASGRAMTFDRTDGLTKLIIDPESERILGAGLVGHGAGELIAEGVLAVEMGATAHDLAACIHPHPTLSETFMEAAELFYGHATHAYTRRKKVEE